The Thalassotalea sp. 273M-4 genome includes a region encoding these proteins:
- the yejK gene encoding nucleoid-associated protein YejK, protein MSLIITNIDLHYLNKAENSTEVTLEASNGPIAVTEKMSAFVESLHKLYNSKGSKAFGGFKSEPVDGFEKPFDQLLQDYLDNPDEFIPFSNQASLRLKKELEKYELAETGYLVTCHYEALGGQYLLVALLPISEHFYVDGELNISADQHIDITRLTLAARVDIFAYRDNRESGKYISFIKGRAGRKVADFFLDFLNCEEGIDPKQQSHNLVEAVEQYVNVNQLNAEEKQEARKELLTYCKEQHHSGQEVHLKELSASIRTEDESNSFYQFCQDNALEIEESFPHDQTVINKVTKYSGYGAGISVSFERSHFGQDVVYNPEKDSLTIYKVPPNLKEQLMKLLEQNQADTTEE, encoded by the coding sequence ATGAGTTTAATTATAACCAATATCGATCTACATTATCTTAATAAAGCGGAAAACAGCACAGAAGTCACCTTAGAGGCCAGCAATGGACCGATTGCGGTGACGGAAAAGATGTCCGCTTTTGTTGAGTCTTTGCATAAACTTTACAACAGCAAGGGCAGTAAAGCCTTTGGCGGTTTTAAATCTGAGCCGGTTGACGGTTTTGAAAAGCCATTTGATCAATTGCTGCAAGACTACCTTGATAATCCTGACGAATTTATTCCATTTTCAAACCAGGCAAGCTTACGCCTTAAAAAAGAATTAGAAAAATACGAATTGGCCGAAACAGGGTATCTCGTAACATGTCATTATGAAGCTTTAGGTGGTCAATATTTATTGGTGGCGTTACTGCCAATCTCTGAACACTTTTATGTTGACGGCGAGTTAAATATTTCTGCCGACCAACACATTGATATTACTCGATTAACGTTAGCCGCACGAGTTGACATATTCGCGTATCGCGATAACAGAGAATCGGGTAAGTACATTTCTTTTATAAAAGGTCGTGCCGGTCGCAAAGTAGCCGACTTTTTCCTCGATTTTTTAAACTGCGAAGAAGGTATCGATCCTAAACAACAATCGCACAATTTAGTTGAAGCCGTTGAGCAATACGTCAATGTTAATCAACTGAACGCAGAAGAAAAACAAGAAGCTCGAAAAGAGCTTTTAACCTACTGTAAAGAGCAACATCACTCTGGCCAAGAAGTTCATTTAAAAGAGTTATCGGCCAGCATTCGCACAGAAGACGAAAGCAACAGTTTTTATCAATTTTGCCAAGACAACGCACTAGAAATAGAAGAAAGCTTTCCGCATGATCAAACAGTTATAAACAAAGTTACAAAATACTCAGGTTATGGTGCTGGTATAAGCGTCAGTTTTGAGCGTTCTCACTTTGGTCAAGATGTGGTTTATAATCCTGAAAAAGACAGTTTGACCATTTACAAAGTCCCACCTAACTTAAAAGAACAATTAATGAAGTTATTGGAACAAAATCAGGCTGATACAACCGAAGAATAA
- the pyrC gene encoding dihydroorotase: MTTLTITRPDDWHVHLRDGDVLKDTVRDISRYFGRAIIMPNLVPPVMNAEQAKQYHDRIMDASESEQFKPLMVLYLTDNTTAADIEEAHKAGLVYAAKLYPAGATTNSASGVTDVKNIYPVLKAMQSVGMPLLIHGEVTDSDIDIFDREKEYIDRILTPVVADFPDLRIVLEHITTKDAVEFVANGSDNIAATITAHHLLFNRNDMLVGGIKPHFFCLPILKRNIHQQALVEAATSGSKKFFLGTDSAPHTKSNKENACGCAGSYTAHAAIELYAEVFEQENALDKLEAFASFNGPDFYRLPRHEDTITLVKEPWDIPKTLPFGDDVVVPIRAGEQILWQVK; this comes from the coding sequence ATGACCACATTAACCATTACAAGACCAGATGACTGGCATGTTCACCTTAGAGATGGCGACGTATTAAAAGATACCGTTCGCGATATTAGTCGCTATTTTGGTCGCGCTATTATTATGCCTAACTTGGTGCCGCCGGTAATGAATGCTGAACAAGCTAAGCAATACCATGACCGAATTATGGATGCCAGCGAAAGTGAGCAGTTTAAACCTTTAATGGTGCTTTACCTTACCGATAATACTACCGCTGCCGATATCGAAGAAGCACACAAAGCGGGCTTAGTTTATGCCGCAAAATTATATCCTGCAGGTGCTACCACGAATTCTGCCTCGGGTGTGACTGATGTGAAAAATATCTACCCAGTATTAAAAGCAATGCAATCTGTTGGCATGCCGTTGCTCATTCACGGAGAAGTAACCGATAGTGACATCGACATTTTTGATCGTGAAAAAGAATACATTGACCGAATTTTAACCCCGGTTGTGGCAGACTTCCCAGACTTACGCATCGTTCTTGAGCATATCACAACCAAAGATGCGGTTGAGTTTGTTGCTAATGGCTCTGACAACATCGCGGCAACGATTACCGCGCATCACCTATTATTTAACCGTAACGACATGCTTGTAGGTGGTATTAAACCACACTTTTTCTGTTTGCCAATTTTAAAGCGTAATATTCATCAGCAAGCACTGGTTGAAGCTGCAACAAGTGGCTCTAAGAAATTTTTCTTAGGTACTGACTCAGCACCACACACAAAATCAAATAAAGAAAATGCGTGTGGGTGTGCTGGCTCTTATACTGCGCACGCAGCTATTGAATTGTATGCTGAGGTATTTGAACAGGAAAATGCATTAGATAAATTAGAAGCGTTTGCGAGCTTCAACGGCCCCGATTTCTATCGATTACCAAGGCATGAAGACACGATCACCTTGGTTAAAGAACCTTGGGATATTCCAAAAACCCTGCCATTTGGTGATGATGTTGTTGTACCTATTCGTGCCGGTGAGCAAATTCTTTGGCAAGTAAAGTAG
- a CDS encoding 6-pyruvoyl tetrahydropterin synthase family protein, which produces MQLFVNDLTVIDFSYLSSQRGVVGESWIVDVTLSGDLNAESMVLDFGIVKKQIKAIIDDAVDHKLVLPIKDTNVQVSESVRSDHLYVDFDAPGFEMYLQSPSQAFVQLDCAEINEENVTRYLEKVIKQQLPENVQGISLHLRAENIVGDYYHYTHGLKKHDGNCQRIAHGHRSPIHLYKDGTRDLELERYWCTRWRDIYLASESDRATIDEIELSANAKVALKPEHQYFSYYAPQGRFDIAVLSSRLDVVDCDSTVELLADFIARQLKQRHPEANFKVVAFEGVGKGAIANA; this is translated from the coding sequence ATGCAGCTGTTTGTTAACGATTTAACCGTTATAGATTTTTCGTATTTATCATCTCAAAGAGGCGTTGTGGGCGAAAGCTGGATTGTTGATGTCACTTTAAGTGGTGATTTAAATGCAGAAAGTATGGTTTTAGATTTTGGTATTGTTAAAAAGCAAATAAAAGCCATCATCGATGACGCGGTTGATCACAAGCTGGTGTTACCCATAAAAGATACCAATGTACAGGTGTCAGAGTCAGTGCGCTCTGATCACTTGTATGTGGACTTTGACGCCCCAGGTTTTGAGATGTATTTACAATCTCCAAGCCAGGCCTTTGTTCAGTTGGACTGCGCTGAAATTAATGAAGAAAACGTAACGCGTTACCTTGAAAAGGTTATAAAACAGCAACTTCCTGAAAACGTGCAAGGTATCTCTTTACACCTTAGAGCTGAAAACATAGTCGGTGATTATTACCACTATACCCATGGTTTGAAAAAACACGATGGTAATTGTCAACGCATAGCCCATGGTCATCGCTCGCCCATCCACCTTTATAAAGACGGTACTCGAGATCTAGAATTAGAGCGCTATTGGTGCACCAGATGGCGAGATATATATTTAGCCAGTGAATCAGATAGAGCAACCATCGACGAAATTGAACTATCGGCTAATGCCAAAGTGGCTTTAAAACCAGAACATCAATATTTTTCTTATTATGCGCCACAAGGTCGATTTGATATTGCGGTTTTAAGCTCCCGCCTTGATGTCGTTGATTGCGACTCCACGGTGGAACTATTGGCCGATTTTATTGCCAGACAATTAAAACAACGCCATCCAGAAGCAAACTTTAAGGTGGTTGCTTTTGAAGGTGTCGGTAAAGGAGCGATTGCTAATGCGTAA
- a CDS encoding M23 family metallopeptidase — MRKNKVYTFWGLCLACCLNWANAEVLLELEGALTQGGLMVGKTEAANKVLFDDRALKVSKHGYFTFGFSRDDDKTHTLTITEPSGETLSKALTPTKRQYNIQKIEGIAKKIMQPDPKALERIRQDNKKIGQVRAVSSSNIDFAHGFKAPANGVITGVYGSQRYYNGVPKNPHFGLDYAGKKGTPVYAPAAGTVTLWVPDMFYSGGTLVIDHGHGITSTFLHLSGADVKVGDRVLQSQPVARIGSTGRSTGPHLDWRINWYNVKLDPALALELPNFRTFSAPSAISAQDE, encoded by the coding sequence ATGCGTAAAAATAAGGTCTACACCTTTTGGGGTTTATGTTTAGCCTGTTGCCTAAATTGGGCAAACGCCGAGGTTTTACTCGAGCTCGAAGGTGCGCTAACCCAAGGTGGCTTAATGGTAGGCAAAACCGAGGCAGCAAATAAAGTGCTTTTTGATGATCGGGCACTAAAAGTGTCGAAACATGGTTATTTTACCTTTGGTTTTTCTCGTGATGACGACAAAACACATACCTTAACGATTACCGAACCATCGGGTGAAACCTTATCAAAAGCTTTAACCCCAACAAAACGTCAATACAACATTCAAAAGATTGAAGGTATTGCCAAAAAAATCATGCAGCCAGATCCGAAAGCATTAGAGCGCATTCGCCAAGATAATAAAAAAATTGGTCAGGTAAGGGCGGTTTCATCATCGAATATCGACTTTGCCCATGGCTTTAAAGCCCCAGCAAACGGGGTTATTACCGGGGTTTATGGTAGTCAACGTTATTATAATGGGGTTCCGAAAAACCCGCATTTTGGCCTTGATTATGCGGGAAAAAAAGGCACACCTGTCTATGCTCCTGCAGCAGGTACGGTGACGCTTTGGGTACCAGACATGTTTTATTCTGGCGGTACTTTGGTGATTGACCACGGCCATGGTATTACCTCAACGTTTTTGCATTTAAGTGGTGCCGATGTCAAAGTTGGTGACAGAGTATTACAATCTCAACCAGTAGCAAGAATTGGTTCAACAGGGCGCTCGACAGGCCCTCACTTAGATTGGCGGATTAACTGGTATAACGTCAAGCTTGACCCCGCATTAGCCCTAGAGTTACCTAATTTTCGAACTTTTTCAGCGCCGAGCGCCATATCGGCTCAAGACGAGTAA
- a CDS encoding tyrosine-type recombinase/integrase: protein MTDTFTAQPLFDSHRHFQLLKRNQVFSDDTPTVKQFVESVSQTVADAFDDYKFTKEFLQSKGRRNEATYNLFRTETEKFLLWSWLINKKSIVQLKRRDLEAYIDFVHKPPHQWISDNVYRRFENRNGIRDVNPDWRPFTIKIPKAQRLDNIDFKKKKQNYQCSQDALKATFSVLNVYYDYLVSEDYAFGNAIASVKKDCPYLIKDASYTEVKRLSSLQWDYILESSELLASENDNHERTLFIIATLKTLYLRISELSERANWSPTMGHFWQDKDKNHWFKVFGKGSKQRDVSVPDSFLPYLERYRASRGLSGYPLSSESDPLIHKLKGSGGMTSRQLRRIVQQAFDFAYEQMVQEGFKNEAQTLKEATTHWLRHTGASMDIDSRPLKHMADELGHASMGTTDRVYVQSDHLERAKSGKKRIVESR, encoded by the coding sequence ATGACCGATACTTTTACCGCTCAACCCTTGTTTGATTCTCATCGACATTTTCAATTACTTAAACGCAACCAAGTTTTCTCTGACGACACGCCAACCGTTAAACAATTTGTAGAGTCTGTAAGTCAAACGGTTGCCGATGCTTTTGATGACTATAAGTTCACCAAAGAATTTCTTCAGTCTAAAGGACGTCGAAATGAAGCTACGTACAATTTATTTCGCACCGAAACCGAAAAGTTTCTCTTGTGGTCATGGCTGATCAATAAAAAATCTATTGTGCAGTTAAAACGACGTGATCTTGAAGCGTATATTGACTTTGTGCATAAGCCACCGCATCAATGGATCTCGGATAATGTTTATCGTCGATTTGAAAATCGCAATGGTATTCGCGATGTTAATCCTGACTGGCGCCCATTCACAATAAAAATTCCCAAAGCTCAACGCCTTGATAATATTGATTTTAAAAAGAAAAAACAAAATTACCAATGTTCTCAAGATGCTTTAAAAGCCACCTTTTCAGTTCTTAATGTCTATTATGACTATTTAGTTAGTGAAGATTATGCCTTTGGCAATGCCATCGCTTCGGTGAAAAAAGACTGCCCTTATTTAATCAAAGATGCTTCTTACACCGAAGTGAAACGATTATCTTCACTGCAATGGGACTACATTTTAGAGTCGTCCGAACTTTTAGCCAGTGAAAATGACAACCATGAACGGACCTTATTTATAATAGCGACGCTTAAAACCTTATATTTACGTATATCTGAATTGTCTGAGCGCGCTAATTGGTCGCCTACAATGGGCCATTTTTGGCAAGATAAAGATAAAAACCACTGGTTTAAAGTTTTCGGTAAAGGTTCTAAACAACGTGATGTGTCGGTTCCAGACTCGTTTTTACCGTATCTAGAACGCTATCGGGCAAGCCGCGGCCTGTCTGGTTATCCCTTATCGAGTGAATCTGATCCTCTTATTCATAAACTAAAAGGCTCTGGCGGCATGACTTCTCGCCAGTTAAGGCGAATTGTGCAGCAAGCATTTGACTTTGCTTATGAACAAATGGTGCAAGAAGGATTTAAGAACGAGGCGCAAACACTAAAAGAAGCAACAACGCACTGGCTACGTCATACGGGGGCTTCTATGGATATCGACTCAAGGCCATTAAAACATATGGCAGACGAATTAGGCCATGCTAGCATGGGAACAACCGATAGAGTCTACGTGCAATCAGATCACCTTGAACGGGCTAAATCTGGTAAAAAACGTATTGTTGAAAGTCGATAA
- a CDS encoding S9 family peptidase translates to MNKLTKLFAITAALSSGQAMANDTISIDDIPNIEHVLQNAVSPSGDYVAFTRKLAPELYVDKDSNSFSELYIVDSKGNERPFITGKVNVSRLEWSPDGQFIYFLAKQGEDKFTALYRIPFNGGESQKVMALKETSISSYDISPKGDKIALLAMPAKDKSEKTLQELGFKAEVYEMGLDNKQLFVTDLAINDKPLALEAFDINAYVADMNWSEDQDKLLVKTQPTALIDDTYTKSQWHVMDLASSKFTLSLSTEGKLNQAEFSPSGDYIAIIGAEDKHDPSAGRLFLANTNSGEVSDWIPNFKGHVSDIEWSNKKDQLNFIAQVNTESVVASIKPGTSTYDTIVKPGTFIASNLTISDSDKTMMVNGHTAKHPNEVFMVRDNKVTKLTDSNPWLANKRFAKQETISLKARDGVELDGVLVYPLDYKEGTRYPLIMQVHGGPEAHEKNGWVTAYSKPGQMGAARGYAVFYPNYRGSTGKGVAYSKLGQNDYAGAEFNDLVDMKNHLVEMGVVDSKRVGITGGSYGGYASAWGATKLTEHFAASVMFVGISNQLSKFGTTDISNEMHLVHARSYPWDKWQYYLERSPIYWAHQSKTPLLIMHGKADPRVHPAQSMEMYRYMKVQGKDVRLVYYPGEGHGNRRAAAQYDYSLRLMRWMDNYLIEGNKDMPEYELDHKGKMEAKKDSNKDQAENDA, encoded by the coding sequence ATGAATAAATTAACCAAGCTCTTTGCCATCACGGCCGCTCTATCATCGGGTCAAGCAATGGCAAATGACACCATTTCAATAGATGACATTCCAAACATTGAACACGTACTGCAAAACGCCGTTAGCCCAAGTGGCGATTATGTTGCCTTTACCCGTAAATTAGCACCAGAGCTATACGTTGATAAAGACAGCAACAGTTTTAGCGAGCTGTACATTGTTGACAGTAAGGGTAATGAGCGTCCATTTATTACCGGGAAAGTCAATGTAAGCCGTCTAGAATGGTCGCCTGATGGCCAATTTATTTATTTTCTAGCAAAGCAGGGCGAAGATAAATTTACTGCGCTTTACCGTATTCCATTTAACGGTGGTGAAAGCCAAAAAGTTATGGCGTTAAAAGAAACGTCAATCAGTTCATACGACATCAGCCCCAAAGGCGATAAAATTGCTTTATTAGCAATGCCGGCCAAAGATAAATCTGAAAAAACATTGCAAGAACTTGGTTTTAAAGCCGAAGTTTATGAAATGGGATTGGATAATAAGCAACTTTTCGTTACTGATTTAGCCATTAACGACAAACCTCTAGCCCTAGAAGCGTTTGATATTAACGCGTATGTTGCGGATATGAATTGGTCTGAAGATCAAGACAAGTTGTTGGTTAAAACACAGCCGACAGCACTCATTGACGATACATACACCAAATCGCAATGGCATGTAATGGACTTAGCATCAAGTAAATTTACTTTATCACTTTCGACTGAAGGTAAATTGAATCAAGCAGAGTTTTCACCAAGTGGTGATTACATTGCCATTATTGGTGCAGAAGATAAGCACGATCCATCGGCAGGGCGCTTGTTTTTAGCCAATACCAACAGTGGCGAAGTGAGTGATTGGATCCCAAACTTTAAAGGTCATGTAAGTGACATTGAATGGTCAAATAAAAAAGATCAACTTAACTTCATTGCGCAAGTTAATACCGAATCTGTGGTTGCTAGCATTAAACCTGGCACAAGCACATACGATACCATCGTTAAGCCTGGTACGTTTATCGCCTCAAATCTAACCATCTCAGACTCTGACAAAACCATGATGGTGAATGGTCATACCGCAAAACACCCAAATGAAGTGTTTATGGTTCGCGATAACAAGGTTACTAAATTAACCGATTCAAACCCTTGGCTGGCAAACAAACGTTTTGCCAAGCAAGAAACCATAAGCTTAAAAGCTCGCGATGGTGTGGAACTTGATGGTGTATTGGTTTACCCATTAGATTATAAAGAAGGTACTCGTTACCCGTTAATTATGCAAGTGCACGGTGGTCCAGAAGCGCACGAGAAAAACGGTTGGGTAACCGCGTACTCTAAGCCAGGTCAAATGGGCGCAGCTCGTGGTTACGCTGTATTTTATCCTAACTACCGTGGTTCTACGGGTAAAGGTGTGGCCTATTCAAAACTTGGTCAAAACGACTATGCCGGTGCTGAGTTTAACGACTTAGTTGATATGAAAAACCACTTAGTTGAAATGGGCGTTGTTGATAGTAAGCGTGTTGGTATTACAGGTGGCTCATACGGTGGTTACGCATCGGCTTGGGGGGCAACTAAATTAACAGAGCATTTTGCCGCGAGTGTTATGTTTGTTGGTATTTCAAACCAGTTATCAAAATTTGGTACGACAGATATCTCTAACGAAATGCATTTAGTGCATGCACGTTCATACCCATGGGATAAATGGCAATACTACTTAGAGCGCAGTCCAATTTACTGGGCTCATCAGTCAAAAACGCCATTATTGATCATGCACGGTAAAGCCGATCCACGTGTGCACCCAGCACAATCGATGGAAATGTACCGCTACATGAAAGTGCAAGGTAAAGATGTTCGTCTAGTTTACTACCCAGGTGAAGGCCATGGTAACCGACGTGCTGCTGCGCAATACGATTACAGCTTACGTTTAATGCGTTGGATGGATAACTATCTTATCGAAGGCAATAAAGACATGCCTGAATATGAGTTAGATCATAAAGGCAAAATGGAAGCTAAGAAAGACAGCAACAAAGACCAAGCAGAAAACGACGCTTAA
- a CDS encoding MlaD family protein, which translates to MTAQQVNEQPKALVKKSSTISAIWLLPIIAGVIGLYLLYKSFTDAGIDIVVQLDRADGITVNKTQLRYKGFPLGVVRDLAFTEDLQNVLVSIEMDNAAEDYLNENTYIWLVKPEVSLSGISGLDTVLTGNYFEMLPGDGKQEQRYFEALKKPPALSQEYPGLHLILHSKDLGSISHGSSVYYKQIKVGEVYAYEFSQDSSHIEVKVIIEEQYAHLVTMHSRFWNASGISLKGDLSGFKMQTQSLSSIIGGGIAFHNPEPAKHDNEVNDFTEFPLYEDFEQARAGVSVVMNFPKNSGVKAGVTKVMFEGFEVGQVESLTFNEDTGGVKGNVLLNPKLEPFLLSKMDFWLVKPMISLDGIANLDTILSGVFVSFRLGEGEPAREFDVLPSAPPLNFSEPGLHLSLYSNNVKSLAVGSNIYYKDLKVGTVQDHQFIDGNDRFEVKIHIMPEYQHLVNSSSVFYELSGITAKGSLQQFTLETGPLQTIISGGIAFQTLKPRKGQTVKNGTIFALNSSLDDALNSEIVTLTADINIDLVADLTPVKFGSKVIGKVIKIEPSSDLSTSTVTIGYQTQYKGLFKQTTKVWLVEPDISTGNLEGVNALFNGSFIEVSQGSGKAQNAFTLLSQAPVKEASAPGLQIHLRSDNTNSLTKGAAITYKQMLIGEVDAINFTEQGDAIDIALTVDEKFRHLVTEQTRFYIGSGFDIKADLTGLKIKTESVSSIVQGGIAIDNQRADYSKPAKEKSQYILYSKFDDLEHTGRQIKVTFEQIIDIQKGAKVQFHQHQVGYVEDVLLNPELTKTMLIVNLNDKYERLAKVGSKFWLVKPIVSISGIKDAKALLTGNYLGVIPGSGHSQNEFIGLVKEPALQSLPTGLNLTLTATRAGSIRASNPVYFRQIQVGQVLGTELNQRSNGVYIYINIDKQHQHLVSYYSRFYNVSGVNVQASLFSGFNIDTASVESIFQGGIAFSTPDVTNLNKVDNGATFKLYPKVKQEWLDWQPVLTPP; encoded by the coding sequence ATGACAGCACAACAAGTTAATGAACAACCTAAAGCTTTGGTGAAAAAATCGTCCACTATTTCGGCGATATGGTTGTTGCCGATAATCGCGGGTGTTATCGGCTTGTACTTGCTTTATAAATCCTTTACCGATGCGGGTATCGACATTGTGGTGCAGTTAGATCGCGCTGATGGTATTACCGTCAATAAAACCCAGCTTAGATACAAAGGGTTTCCTTTAGGTGTTGTTAGAGACTTAGCATTCACCGAAGATTTACAAAATGTCTTGGTGAGCATTGAAATGGATAATGCAGCAGAAGATTATTTAAATGAAAATACGTATATTTGGCTGGTTAAACCCGAGGTGAGTTTGTCAGGTATTTCTGGCCTTGATACTGTTTTAACCGGTAATTACTTTGAAATGTTACCCGGTGATGGCAAGCAAGAGCAACGCTATTTTGAAGCACTTAAAAAACCACCGGCTTTAAGTCAAGAGTACCCAGGCCTTCACCTTATTCTTCATTCCAAAGACTTAGGGTCCATATCTCATGGCAGCAGTGTGTATTACAAACAAATCAAAGTGGGTGAAGTCTATGCATATGAATTTTCCCAAGACAGTTCTCATATTGAAGTTAAAGTGATCATTGAGGAGCAATATGCTCATTTAGTCACCATGCACTCGCGTTTTTGGAATGCCAGTGGGATTTCGTTAAAAGGCGACTTGTCCGGCTTTAAAATGCAAACTCAGTCATTATCATCGATTATTGGAGGTGGCATCGCTTTTCATAACCCTGAGCCTGCAAAACACGACAATGAGGTAAACGATTTTACAGAATTTCCATTATATGAAGATTTCGAGCAGGCGCGTGCAGGCGTGAGTGTGGTGATGAATTTTCCGAAAAATAGTGGTGTAAAGGCTGGGGTCACTAAGGTCATGTTTGAAGGTTTTGAAGTAGGGCAGGTTGAAAGCCTGACCTTTAATGAAGACACCGGTGGGGTAAAAGGTAATGTATTATTAAACCCTAAGCTAGAGCCGTTTTTGCTTTCTAAAATGGACTTTTGGCTAGTAAAACCGATGATAAGTCTTGATGGGATTGCGAATTTAGACACCATTTTAAGTGGGGTATTTGTGTCATTTCGCTTAGGTGAGGGAGAGCCCGCTCGCGAATTTGATGTTTTACCATCGGCGCCCCCCTTAAATTTTTCAGAACCTGGGTTGCATTTATCGCTGTACTCAAACAATGTAAAGTCATTAGCCGTGGGATCAAACATTTACTACAAAGACTTAAAGGTCGGAACAGTACAAGATCATCAATTTATCGACGGTAATGACAGGTTTGAAGTAAAGATTCATATTATGCCTGAGTATCAACACTTAGTTAATAGCAGCAGTGTCTTTTACGAACTTAGTGGGATCACCGCAAAAGGCAGTTTACAGCAATTTACTTTAGAAACAGGCCCTTTACAGACCATTATTTCTGGCGGTATTGCCTTTCAAACCTTAAAACCACGCAAAGGTCAAACAGTAAAAAACGGGACGATATTTGCTTTAAACAGCAGTCTTGACGATGCGTTAAACAGTGAAATAGTGACTTTAACGGCGGATATTAATATTGATTTAGTCGCCGATCTTACGCCAGTAAAATTTGGTTCTAAAGTCATTGGCAAAGTCATTAAAATTGAGCCCTCATCCGATCTAAGTACATCGACAGTAACGATAGGTTATCAAACTCAGTACAAAGGATTATTTAAGCAAACGACAAAAGTTTGGTTGGTTGAACCTGATATTTCAACGGGCAACTTAGAAGGGGTTAATGCACTGTTTAATGGCAGTTTCATTGAAGTAAGCCAGGGCAGTGGAAAAGCACAGAATGCATTTACTTTATTGAGTCAAGCGCCGGTTAAAGAGGCATCTGCACCCGGGTTACAAATACACTTACGTTCCGATAACACGAATTCTTTAACCAAAGGGGCGGCGATTACTTATAAGCAAATGTTAATAGGAGAGGTCGATGCCATTAACTTTACAGAGCAAGGTGATGCGATAGATATTGCGTTGACGGTGGATGAGAAATTCCGTCATTTAGTGACCGAACAAACTCGATTTTATATAGGAAGTGGTTTTGATATCAAGGCGGACTTGACGGGGTTAAAAATTAAAACTGAAAGCGTCAGCAGTATTGTCCAAGGTGGTATTGCGATAGATAATCAACGCGCCGACTACAGCAAGCCCGCCAAAGAAAAAAGCCAATATATTTTATACAGTAAATTTGATGATCTAGAGCACACCGGCCGGCAAATCAAAGTAACGTTTGAGCAGATCATTGATATTCAAAAAGGTGCGAAAGTGCAGTTTCATCAACATCAAGTTGGATATGTTGAAGATGTATTATTAAATCCTGAACTGACGAAAACAATGTTAATCGTTAACTTAAACGATAAGTATGAGCGTTTAGCTAAAGTTGGCAGCAAATTTTGGTTGGTAAAACCGATCGTAAGCATCAGTGGTATAAAAGATGCGAAAGCCTTATTAACCGGCAATTACCTTGGTGTTATACCGGGGTCAGGCCATAGCCAAAATGAATTTATTGGCTTGGTTAAAGAACCCGCTTTACAATCCTTACCTACGGGCTTAAACCTTACCTTAACAGCAACAAGAGCCGGTTCAATTCGTGCTTCAAATCCGGTTTATTTTAGGCAAATACAGGTAGGTCAAGTACTAGGCACTGAGCTTAATCAACGCTCAAATGGGGTGTATATCTACATAAATATTGACAAACAACACCAGCATTTAGTCAGTTACTATTCTCGTTTTTACAATGTAAGTGGGGTAAATGTGCAAGCGAGCTTATTCTCGGGGTTTAATATAGACACGGCATCGGTAGAGTCTATATTTCAAGGTGGTATTGCCTTTTCCACCCCTGACGTCACCAATTTGAACAAAGTTGATAATGGCGCTACATTCAAGCTTTACCCCAAAGTAAAGCAAGAATGGTTAGATTGGCAACCGGTATTAACACCACCATAA
- a CDS encoding paraquat-inducible protein A — protein sequence MTKDKTIAVNAKDNGLVLCQVCHQLAKYQQQEQNFCPRCGSAIDVRFRNSLQRCWALTICSLIVFIPANTYPIMTFLYFGNGQGDTILSGIIALLKFEMYPIAAIVFIASFLVPAAKIFGLFLLLNSLRRRSAFSPEKRTKIYRYIEFFGKWSMIDVFVVALLVALVEFGTFLRIVAGPGATAFGIMVILTIFAANSFDPRLLWDEESVDDSTTS from the coding sequence ATGACAAAGGATAAAACAATAGCGGTTAATGCCAAAGATAACGGCTTAGTGTTATGTCAAGTTTGTCATCAACTGGCGAAATACCAACAACAAGAGCAAAACTTTTGTCCTCGTTGTGGCTCTGCGATAGACGTTCGATTTAGAAACTCGCTGCAACGATGCTGGGCATTAACCATTTGCTCTTTAATTGTCTTTATTCCGGCCAATACGTATCCCATCATGACCTTCTTATATTTTGGTAATGGCCAAGGCGATACCATCTTATCTGGGATCATTGCGTTATTAAAATTTGAAATGTATCCAATTGCAGCCATTGTCTTTATTGCCAGTTTTTTAGTACCCGCGGCTAAAATCTTTGGCTTATTTCTACTGTTAAATTCTTTACGCAGACGATCAGCCTTTAGTCCAGAAAAACGAACTAAAATATATCGTTATATAGAATTTTTTGGTAAATGGTCAATGATTGATGTATTTGTCGTCGCTCTACTGGTTGCTCTTGTTGAGTTTGGTACATTTCTTCGGATAGTGGCAGGCCCAGGTGCTACCGCTTTTGGCATTATGGTCATTTTAACCATTTTTGCCGCCAATAGCTTTGATCCAAGATTACTATGGGATGAGGAGTCGGTGGATGACAGCACAACAAGTTAA